In a genomic window of Deinococcus aestuarii:
- a CDS encoding phosphotransferase family protein: MSVPQVYLEKIRSVYPGLALNTLDFNQDGMVNDVVVVNGEVVCRFGKHPWAAEALRQEARVLALIREHTAVRVPQFEHLEPEFVSYRFVPGVPLTRDLLLRLTPNNRRAVLGDLMTFLRQMHHIPRAATEAAGLQASDAFRTREDWLALLAQAEEHLFPLLMRHQRAWMLDHFAPILNDTLDLSPTPRLIHGDLGVYHVLFDPTAGRLAGVIDFGTAGLGDPATDLAVLLSNYGESLVREVLSVYPELTDSLDRARFWAGTLEVQWALVGLVHGDRALTLAHLGGARDVLPISSV; encoded by the coding sequence ATGTCTGTTCCCCAGGTGTACCTGGAAAAAATCCGGTCGGTCTATCCCGGGTTGGCCCTGAACACGTTGGACTTCAACCAAGACGGCATGGTCAACGACGTCGTGGTCGTCAACGGAGAAGTGGTGTGCCGCTTCGGCAAGCATCCGTGGGCTGCCGAGGCTCTTCGGCAGGAGGCGCGCGTTCTGGCCCTGATCCGCGAACATACCGCCGTGCGGGTGCCCCAGTTCGAGCACCTGGAGCCCGAGTTCGTCAGCTACCGCTTTGTCCCCGGTGTGCCCCTGACCCGCGACCTTCTTCTGCGCCTGACTCCGAACAATCGTCGGGCTGTTCTGGGGGATCTCATGACCTTTCTCCGGCAGATGCACCACATCCCGCGCGCGGCCACCGAGGCGGCGGGGCTTCAGGCGTCGGACGCGTTCCGAACCCGTGAGGACTGGCTGGCGCTCCTGGCCCAGGCCGAGGAGCACCTATTCCCGCTCCTGATGCGTCATCAGCGCGCGTGGATGCTCGACCATTTCGCCCCGATCCTGAATGACACCCTGGACCTGAGCCCCACGCCCCGGCTGATCCACGGTGACCTGGGCGTGTACCACGTCCTCTTCGATCCCACCGCCGGGCGGCTCGCGGGCGTCATCGACTTCGGCACGGCTGGCCTCGGTGACCCGGCCACCGACCTGGCGGTACTGCTGAGTAACTACGGTGAGTCCCTGGTCAGGGAAGTTCTTTCCGTCTATCCAGAACTGACTGACTCCCTCGACCGCGCCCGGTTCTGGGCGGGCACGCTGGAGGTGCAGTGGGCACTTGTCGGTCTCGTCCACGGTGACCGGGCCCTCACGCTGGCCCACCTCGGCGGGGCGCGTGACGTGCTGCCCATCAGTTCGGTGTGA
- a CDS encoding translocation/assembly module TamB domain-containing protein: MTDTPTPERSAPAPTPRRTGRRWPWVLLILAGLLVLAAALAPRLLGGWLLARLDGGDTRITADAVGGPLWSPSLSGAAVRLPGVSATAGRAGVRIEGVDLRNKTVRLNVAVSDAAVNLRLRDLLSGGGGGRQGGGGGGWKVVLGGLDVQRTRVNVDGSGVNIPDSSFRVQPGENGTLAVRGRTDEGDLNADLRVRGGAAGNVFDLALDADARVINHYWPGVTGGRITGRYVLGDGPVRGDLRLRDGSIQVPQARFVTVRKIGGTATHRGDKIALDLAGVGWNGPITARGGVDTAAKNWTVTAQGSPTVEGLAQALGTTGRGTLNLSVTAGGWSTVRVKAYGKGAGTLAGIPFQDLNAEYTYLNRDASTGQTNDLALSAKTSLAGEQTLTGRWAFGREGWARWAGTFAGRPLDVTGEIDAQNLLTLSGRGLGGPLAGTFSLRTQAIEATLNPDYGAARARVALSGKPSDLRATVTNGTAGPFPLAGTARFNRDGLKADLGSVVLDLDRNFRGAWTARDLRGAGVTLGGSGTLDLTGGDVAGTVSATVPGVEGTLRGPLSVHYLRRQGTFTPGAQRLTWRGDAFTLNARDLPVAGGVRVNGTATVTTGLRATGTLTASGNGFDLTATGRGDSASLRGTAGGVTVLADTGLRAGFPTTARVEGADIRGTLSVEDGVRFTLTTAGETARGVIDGQNWDATGRVNLAALRPLVGVDDLGGTLDLALAGRGGTARVDATAAGAAVRGTLTRVGGPVNASLRVTYQDAVANLAGRVFPSVQASGTASWQGQTLNAALSGEYGNLRARLTGRTGALSFSGVTIPGQAVDIGGTLTPALTASGTWGDLRARYDARTGLLSVDGRQPLTAFGQVGQVRGSATWGPGFRGSVNASGVLDQYTVALRGPWSNLNVLLTDAEGLRATGTAALPAGRYDLNVRGPVAGLFVDGRVTGTGTEPRGTVNVFDGAGGSARVTLRGFSDFDVQSGGLTLAGQRLNGTLTARDGVLSGDLTAGPLRLKAQNGRVDASGEIAGHTVTAQGRLTLPATLEDLRVRVSGPHVTADATGGVANLRGSLRLNAQSFGSGETRVTVPAQVFPLTASLTGARANVGGLTYLGGNWGGGVNVRYALDGQAGTVRLVGSGTRLAAVPSGPVAGRVTLLPELGGTLTTSLSPALAYLPAEVRRETVPGRLVATLSPNGALLTTRGTRYLGEPLNLNARVGWRNGVTASGTLTHPGTRIPVRYDGRNLTVDGALLDARALRPLVEATGSVTADLRVPDLDFGRANGRARVNLAASGQRAIGTVTLSGGQLGADLTSDLAGLSVRVRGPLYPQANAALAVDGVRGTLSGNAAGTLTLRAAGTYQGRALDLTATGRALTGPNAAATLNAVVSGASVNLGLNKTNTDWRVQGAFTAPDLRALAGTDGNVSGTVTGTLSNLRVNADGEVSGVAFRAPAIYTGGVLRLSGATATLPGTLGTVRASGPVFPTLNLSAKATLRDYLPGTYTVQASGALSKPDVRAQGTLSNGTGGLQAGGSALTARLLGRDWKVTFTGEPLAGTLRGQLGANALGGLQDGRLNVHTSFLSGDTRVRLDGVTGWNARRGWLGDLRATGNVPGGALDARLTGAGTLALAGGIGPARVTGTFPASLPFRPGGTLDLTALDAGALWDRPGQLRVTGRATLAGRSWTALQANFAGRLQDTLGDLSGDVGANYRAGDVTVRLAGARLAGGATLTNGRYNATLRADTVRLARLLPPAWDVDSLTLAGTVRASGTLAGGPERVEARTLALKGEQGTAGPFSLYGTATYSRQPGQPDVLETALSGSLRGGVLRADGALPAGVRVTARDVDARAFGAGTVGGDLTLTGPLQGALVAGSVTARADEFDARVTLSGPLREASANARVTLKGQGRGGLVYADLSGLDLAAGTVRGRVYGTAQQGGNTVRLDLGGTWPRLTGEATATVPSLPDPVTLTGDGQGGYAVGAGRLGTGRLTLTPGEGFVPALAGALRLTPLALVNGTGTATADVTLAGALTSPRLGATLTTRDAAVSGVRLADTTGTFAGTPSGLRGTLAQAGVTVATLEGRTLTLNGVTASAAGATLRASGTAGLDGTANLTLNTSGAVDGNVQATYRDGALTAVGTVGSQGLRAAIDLNASQRLGWRGTARVTGGPGGVLTDPATLRVSGPFGRPLVTGEAGLLGAGARLVANAAVVQLRLVDGPGATASGVLELRPDERGEWRWLGTASLARPELSLNVTPTGPLADPLLTLDVRRGEWRASGTAGMRAATLGVTDGQQSGTLTWQGGTVRANLPGLDLARLAIPRVSGLLTASGAVSTQTQNGSLTLRASGVKTDLTVPYLGVALDGDIAADVTLTGGKPRVRATATLPSGVVNLSATQAAAGWTGNLTGTVARDGGTLTANVTAGAPGLNGAVTAARYPLQALGQDVRLEGRVTLGGQTFGADLTAGNDMGEARVSAQGGLADLLPSLERVVAVRPTGEGYRVRAVLDGVDVAGLRIAPGLSGRVNGEATLQDGGGTIVLSSPALQIAQKALGARVEGTLSGGDWRIRGFLGETDFFASLTNGVLSGRATLQALPLGAVAGAFAGTSVGEGVVTGVARFQVPLADPLAGNATVVAERIRVTATSGTGEGAVTETLTGTGTLDYAARELRNVNIQLGGAGTWDVRGGYTRERVDLSAQFRDTTFTPVLRLIPGLADLTPSLKGTVTLSAAGTYDRPRGLLRAQNLAGSLAGLSLQIPTFAGDLPDSGAFTAGGRLLTGGTVGSDGTLDVRGQLTLGRLSGTRATFTGLLAPQALGPLPNTTVTVAQTTETRWTVQATSRSAATPTNPAGVLNVTGALTPRLDLALTARNYDLPLALIYGRDSLLNADLRLVDDGSLVRVSGAATFLRLTLGRPDTAATIPAPGQTTSGGTAPGTNGRTTDNFPSPLPEQYQTFPQPQREEAQAPEQRPARPFLERLVFEDIPIRAPNGIRVDEALARAEFTGNLVVSGTGARPRLRGDILAQRGTLFLRENEFALRTGRVTFPGEGVYPSFAVVAAGTVRSSTSGQQVPVTLNVGGSFRTLQSGESVLDLQTNLNCTAAGNACVDPVTGNPYTEAQLYALVATGVPNLEALPGNLAALGTSALQTALNVFVLGEIERNVARALGLDVFRLTPNLSVDDGTLGATLTLGSYLTRDLYLQYQVDLSGQGLLDATYSTPDGRVTFKVSTPLNGLSLDSVRPSFSAAYNLGRRASVSLGVQNDADSTKLQFGVTYRLFAR; encoded by the coding sequence GTGACCGACACCCCGACCCCCGAACGGAGCGCCCCCGCCCCCACCCCCCGGCGGACGGGACGGCGCTGGCCGTGGGTGCTCCTCATCCTGGCCGGGCTGCTCGTGCTCGCGGCGGCGCTGGCCCCCCGGCTGCTGGGCGGGTGGCTGCTCGCGCGCCTTGACGGGGGAGACACCCGCATCACGGCGGACGCGGTGGGCGGGCCGCTGTGGTCGCCCAGCCTCTCGGGCGCGGCGGTGCGGCTCCCGGGCGTGAGCGCGACGGCGGGCCGCGCGGGCGTGAGGATCGAGGGGGTGGACCTCAGAAACAAGACGGTGCGGCTCAACGTGGCCGTCTCCGACGCGGCGGTGAACCTGCGGCTCAGGGACCTCCTCTCGGGCGGCGGGGGCGGGCGGCAGGGCGGGGGCGGGGGCGGCTGGAAGGTCGTCCTCGGCGGCCTCGACGTGCAGCGGACGCGGGTGAACGTGGACGGCTCGGGCGTGAACATCCCCGACAGCTCCTTCCGGGTGCAGCCGGGCGAGAACGGGACACTCGCCGTGCGCGGGCGAACGGACGAGGGCGACCTCAACGCCGACCTGCGGGTGCGCGGGGGCGCGGCGGGCAACGTGTTCGACCTCGCCCTCGACGCCGACGCGCGGGTCATCAACCACTACTGGCCGGGCGTGACGGGCGGGCGCATCACCGGGCGCTACGTGCTCGGCGACGGCCCGGTGCGCGGTGACCTGCGGCTGCGGGACGGCAGCATCCAGGTCCCGCAGGCGAGGTTCGTCACCGTGCGGAAGATCGGCGGAACGGCCACCCACCGGGGGGACAAGATCGCCCTCGACCTCGCGGGCGTGGGCTGGAACGGCCCGATCACCGCCCGGGGCGGCGTGGACACGGCGGCGAAGAACTGGACGGTCACGGCCCAGGGCTCGCCGACCGTCGAGGGGCTCGCGCAGGCGCTGGGCACCACCGGGCGCGGCACCCTGAACCTGAGCGTCACGGCGGGCGGCTGGAGCACCGTGCGGGTCAAGGCGTACGGCAAGGGCGCGGGAACACTGGCGGGCATCCCCTTTCAGGACTTGAACGCCGAATACACCTACCTGAACCGCGACGCCTCGACGGGGCAGACGAACGACCTCGCCCTCAGCGCGAAGACGAGTCTGGCGGGCGAGCAGACCCTGACCGGGCGCTGGGCCTTCGGGCGCGAGGGGTGGGCGCGCTGGGCGGGGACCTTCGCCGGGAGGCCGCTCGACGTGACGGGGGAGATTGACGCGCAGAACCTCCTCACGCTGTCGGGGCGGGGGCTCGGCGGTCCCCTCGCGGGCACGTTCAGCCTCCGCACGCAGGCCATCGAGGCGACGCTGAACCCCGACTACGGGGCGGCGCGGGCGCGGGTGGCGCTGAGCGGCAAGCCCTCCGACCTGCGGGCGACCGTGACGAATGGGACGGCCGGACCCTTCCCCCTTGCCGGGACTGCCCGGTTCAACCGCGACGGGTTGAAGGCCGACCTCGGGAGCGTCGTGCTCGACCTCGACCGCAACTTCCGGGGCGCGTGGACGGCGCGGGACCTGCGGGGCGCGGGGGTCACCCTCGGCGGATCGGGGACCCTCGACCTGACGGGCGGAGACGTGGCAGGCACCGTCAGCGCGACTGTGCCGGGGGTGGAGGGCACCCTGCGCGGGCCGCTGAGCGTGCACTACCTGCGGCGGCAGGGCACCTTCACACCGGGCGCACAGCGGCTGACGTGGCGGGGGGACGCCTTTACCCTGAACGCGCGTGACCTGCCCGTGGCGGGCGGCGTGCGGGTGAACGGCACGGCGACGGTCACGACCGGGTTGCGGGCGACGGGCACGCTGACGGCCAGCGGCAACGGCTTCGACCTCACGGCCACCGGGCGCGGCGACTCGGCCAGCCTGCGCGGCACGGCGGGCGGGGTGACGGTGCTCGCCGACACGGGGCTGCGGGCGGGCTTCCCAACCACGGCGCGGGTGGAGGGCGCCGACATCCGGGGCACGCTGAGCGTGGAGGACGGCGTGCGCTTCACCCTCACGACCGCCGGGGAGACGGCGCGCGGGGTGATCGACGGCCAGAACTGGGACGCCACCGGGCGGGTGAACCTCGCCGCCCTGCGGCCCCTGGTGGGGGTGGACGACCTCGGCGGCACCCTCGACCTCGCGCTGGCGGGGCGGGGCGGCACGGCGCGGGTGGACGCGACGGCGGCGGGCGCGGCGGTGCGCGGGACCCTCACGCGGGTGGGCGGGCCGGTGAACGCGAGCCTGCGGGTGACGTACCAGGACGCGGTGGCGAACCTCGCCGGCCGCGTCTTCCCCAGCGTGCAGGCGAGCGGCACGGCCTCCTGGCAGGGGCAGACCCTGAACGCCGCGCTCTCGGGCGAGTACGGCAACCTGCGGGCGCGGCTGACGGGACGCACGGGCGCCCTCTCCTTCTCGGGGGTCACGATTCCGGGCCAGGCGGTAGACATCGGAGGGACCCTCACCCCGGCCCTGACCGCGAGCGGCACCTGGGGCGACCTGCGGGCGCGGTACGACGCGCGGACGGGCCTGCTGAGCGTGGACGGGCGGCAACCCCTCACCGCCTTCGGGCAGGTGGGGCAGGTGCGGGGGAGTGCGACCTGGGGACCCGGCTTTCGGGGCAGCGTGAACGCGAGCGGCGTCCTCGACCAGTACACCGTGGCCCTGCGGGGTCCCTGGAGCAACCTGAACGTGCTGCTCACCGACGCCGAGGGCCTGCGCGCCACCGGCACGGCGGCGCTTCCGGCAGGCAGATACGACCTGAACGTGCGCGGCCCGGTCGCGGGCCTCTTTGTGGACGGGCGCGTGACGGGCACGGGCACCGAACCGCGCGGTACCGTGAACGTCTTTGACGGGGCGGGCGGCTCGGCGCGGGTGACGCTGCGGGGCTTTTCCGACTTCGACGTGCAGTCGGGTGGCCTGACCCTGGCCGGACAACGGCTGAACGGCACCCTGACGGCGCGGGACGGGGTGCTCTCGGGGGACCTCACCGCCGGGCCCTTGCGCCTGAAGGCGCAGAACGGGCGGGTGGACGCGAGCGGCGAGATTGCGGGCCACACCGTCACGGCGCAGGGACGGCTGACCCTGCCCGCCACCCTGGAGGACCTGCGGGTGCGCGTGAGCGGCCCCCACGTCACCGCTGACGCGACGGGCGGCGTGGCGAACCTGCGCGGCTCGCTGCGGCTGAACGCGCAGAGCTTCGGGTCCGGAGAGACGCGCGTGACCGTGCCCGCCCAGGTCTTCCCCCTCACCGCCTCGCTGACGGGCGCGCGGGCGAACGTGGGCGGCCTGACGTACCTCGGCGGGAACTGGGGCGGCGGCGTGAATGTCCGCTACGCGCTGGACGGGCAGGCGGGCACCGTGCGCCTTGTCGGAAGTGGGACAAGGCTCGCCGCCGTGCCCTCGGGTCCGGTCGCCGGGCGGGTGACGCTGCTGCCGGAGCTGGGGGGCACGCTGACGACGAGCCTCTCCCCCGCCCTCGCCTACCTGCCCGCCGAGGTGCGCCGGGAGACCGTGCCGGGGCGACTCGTGGCGACCCTGAGCCCGAACGGCGCCCTTCTGACCACGCGCGGCACCCGCTACCTGGGCGAGCCGCTGAATCTCAACGCCCGCGTCGGCTGGAGGAACGGCGTGACCGCCTCCGGCACGCTGACCCACCCCGGCACGCGCATCCCCGTCCGCTACGACGGGCGGAACCTGACGGTAGACGGCGCCCTCCTCGACGCGCGGGCGCTGCGGCCCCTCGTTGAGGCGACGGGCAGCGTGACGGCGGACCTGCGGGTGCCGGACCTCGACTTCGGGCGGGCGAACGGGCGGGCGCGGGTGAACCTCGCGGCGTCGGGGCAGCGGGCCATCGGAACCGTCACGCTCTCGGGCGGGCAACTCGGCGCCGACCTGACGAGCGACCTCGCGGGGCTGAGCGTGCGGGTGCGCGGGCCCCTCTACCCGCAGGCGAACGCGGCGCTGGCCGTGGACGGCGTGCGGGGCACCCTCAGCGGAAACGCCGCCGGGACGTTGACCCTGCGCGCCGCCGGGACCTACCAGGGCCGGGCCCTCGACCTCACCGCCACCGGGCGGGCGCTGACCGGGCCGAACGCGGCGGCCACCCTGAACGCGGTCGTCTCCGGGGCGAGCGTGAACCTCGGCCTGAATAAAACGAACACCGATTGGCGTGTCCAGGGTGCCTTCACCGCCCCCGACCTGCGGGCGCTGGCGGGCACGGACGGGAACGTGAGCGGCACCGTCACGGGCACCCTCTCCAACCTGCGGGTGAACGCGGACGGGGAGGTCTCGGGCGTGGCCTTCCGCGCTCCGGCCATCTACACGGGCGGCGTGCTGCGGCTGAGCGGGGCGACGGCGACCCTGCCCGGCACCCTGGGCACCGTGCGCGCGAGCGGCCCCGTCTTCCCCACCCTGAACCTGAGCGCGAAGGCGACCCTGCGGGATTACTTGCCCGGTACCTACACCGTGCAGGCGAGCGGCGCCCTCTCCAAGCCCGACGTGCGGGCGCAGGGCACCTTGTCGAATGGGACAGGCGGCCTCCAGGCGGGGGGCTCGGCCCTCACGGCGCGGCTGCTGGGCCGGGACTGGAAGGTGACCTTCACGGGCGAGCCGCTGGCGGGCACCCTGCGCGGCCAACTCGGCGCGAACGCGCTGGGGGGCTTGCAGGACGGGCGGCTGAACGTCCACACCTCCTTCCTCTCCGGCGACACGCGCGTGCGGCTCGACGGGGTGACGGGCTGGAACGCCCGGCGCGGCTGGCTGGGTGACCTGCGGGCGACCGGGAACGTGCCCGGCGGGGCGCTCGACGCGCGGCTGACCGGCGCGGGGACCCTCGCGCTCGCGGGCGGCATCGGCCCGGCGCGGGTGACGGGCACCTTCCCGGCCAGCCTCCCCTTCCGCCCGGGCGGCACGCTCGACCTCACGGCGCTGGACGCGGGGGCGCTGTGGGACCGTCCCGGACAGCTCCGGGTCACGGGGCGGGCGACGCTGGCGGGCAGAAGTTGGACGGCCCTCCAGGCGAACTTCGCGGGCCGCCTCCAGGACACGCTCGGCGACCTGAGCGGCGACGTGGGCGCGAACTACCGCGCCGGGGACGTGACCGTGCGCCTAGCCGGGGCGCGGCTGGCGGGCGGCGCGACCCTCACGAACGGGCGCTACAACGCCACCCTGCGGGCGGATACCGTGCGTCTCGCGCGGCTGCTGCCCCCCGCCTGGGACGTGGACTCGCTGACGCTGGCGGGCACCGTGCGCGCTTCCGGCACGCTGGCGGGTGGACCCGAGCGGGTCGAAGCCCGCACCCTCGCGCTCAAGGGCGAGCAGGGGACGGCGGGACCCTTCAGCCTGTACGGAACGGCGACCTACTCGCGTCAGCCCGGTCAGCCCGACGTGCTGGAGACGGCCCTCTCCGGCAGCCTGCGGGGCGGGGTGCTCAGGGCGGACGGTGCTCTCCCGGCGGGCGTGCGAGTCACCGCGCGGGATGTCGACGCCCGGGCGTTCGGGGCCGGGACCGTCGGCGGCGACCTGACGCTGACCGGGCCGCTGCAGGGCGCGCTGGTCGCGGGGAGCGTCACGGCCCGCGCCGACGAGTTCGACGCCCGGGTGACGCTCTCGGGACCGCTGCGGGAGGCGAGCGCGAACGCCCGCGTCACCCTGAAGGGGCAAGGCCGGGGCGGCCTCGTGTACGCCGACCTCTCCGGCCTCGACCTCGCGGCGGGCACCGTGCGGGGGCGGGTGTACGGCACGGCGCAGCAGGGCGGGAACACCGTCCGGCTCGACCTGGGTGGGACGTGGCCGCGTCTGACGGGGGAGGCGACGGCGACCGTCCCCAGCCTGCCCGACCCGGTGACCCTGACGGGCGACGGGCAGGGCGGGTACGCGGTCGGCGCCGGGCGTCTCGGCACGGGCCGCCTGACCCTGACCCCCGGGGAGGGCTTCGTGCCCGCGCTCGCCGGGGCCCTGCGGCTGACTCCCCTCGCCCTCGTGAACGGCACGGGGACGGCGACGGCGGACGTGACGCTGGCGGGCGCCCTGACCTCCCCCCGTCTCGGGGCCACCCTGACCACCCGGGACGCGGCCGTTTCCGGCGTGCGCCTTGCGGACACGACCGGGACGTTCGCGGGCACCCCGAGCGGGCTGCGCGGCACCCTCGCCCAGGCGGGGGTCACCGTCGCCACGCTGGAGGGGCGGACGCTGACCCTGAACGGTGTCACGGCGAGCGCGGCGGGAGCGACCCTTCGCGCGAGCGGGACGGCGGGGCTGGACGGCACCGCGAACCTCACGCTGAATACCAGCGGCGCGGTGGACGGCAACGTGCAGGCCACGTACCGGGACGGGGCGCTCACGGCGGTCGGGACCGTGGGGTCCCAGGGCCTGCGCGCGGCCATCGACCTGAACGCGAGCCAGCGGCTCGGCTGGCGCGGCACGGCCCGCGTGACGGGCGGCCCCGGCGGCGTGCTCACCGACCCGGCCACGCTGAGGGTGAGCGGCCCCTTCGGGCGGCCCCTCGTCACGGGCGAGGCGGGGCTCCTCGGGGCGGGCGCGCGGCTGGTGGCGAACGCGGCGGTCGTGCAACTGCGGCTCGTGGACGGCCCCGGCGCCACGGCGAGCGGTGTGCTGGAACTTCGCCCGGACGAGCGCGGCGAGTGGAGGTGGCTGGGCACGGCCTCCCTGGCCCGGCCCGAACTCAGCCTGAACGTCACGCCGACCGGACCGCTCGCCGATCCGCTCCTGACGCTGGACGTGCGCCGGGGCGAGTGGCGCGCGTCGGGCACAGCGGGGATGCGCGCGGCCACCCTGGGCGTGACGGACGGGCAGCAGTCGGGCACCCTCACCTGGCAGGGCGGCACCGTGCGGGCGAACCTCCCCGGCCTCGACCTCGCCCGCCTCGCCATCCCCCGGGTGAGCGGCCTGCTGACCGCCAGCGGCGCGGTGAGCACCCAGACCCAGAACGGCAGCCTCACCCTGCGCGCCTCGGGCGTGAAGACCGACCTCACCGTGCCCTACCTGGGGGTGGCGCTCGACGGGGACATCGCGGCGGACGTGACCCTGACGGGCGGGAAACCGCGCGTGCGGGCCACGGCCACCCTCCCCTCGGGCGTGGTGAACCTCAGCGCCACCCAGGCGGCGGCGGGCTGGACGGGCAACCTGACGGGCACGGTCGCGCGCGACGGGGGCACCCTCACCGCGAACGTGACGGCGGGTGCACCCGGCCTGAACGGGGCCGTCACCGCCGCGCGCTACCCCCTCCAGGCCCTCGGGCAGGACGTGCGGCTGGAGGGGCGGGTCACGCTGGGCGGGCAGACCTTCGGGGCCGACCTCACCGCCGGGAACGACATGGGCGAGGCCCGGGTGAGCGCCCAGGGCGGCCTGGCGGACCTCCTGCCCTCCCTGGAGCGCGTGGTCGCCGTGCGGCCCACCGGCGAGGGCTACCGGGTGCGCGCGGTGCTCGACGGGGTGGACGTGGCGGGCCTGAGGATCGCGCCCGGTCTCTCGGGCCGCGTGAACGGCGAGGCCACCCTGCAAGACGGCGGCGGCACGATCGTCCTGAGCAGCCCGGCCCTCCAGATCGCGCAAAAGGCCCTCGGGGCGCGCGTGGAGGGCACGCTCAGCGGCGGCGACTGGCGCATCCGCGGCTTCCTCGGCGAGACCGACTTCTTCGCCTCGCTGACGAACGGCGTCCTCTCGGGGCGGGCGACCCTGCAAGCCCTCCCGCTCGGGGCGGTCGCCGGGGCCTTCGCGGGCACCTCCGTCGGTGAGGGCGTGGTGACGGGCGTGGCCCGCTTCCAGGTCCCCCTCGCCGACCCCCTGGCGGGCAACGCGACCGTCGTCGCCGAGCGCATCCGGGTGACGGCGACGAGCGGCACGGGCGAAGGCGCGGTGACGGAGACGCTGACGGGCACGGGCACCCTCGACTACGCGGCGCGCGAGCTGCGGAACGTGAACATCCAGCTCGGCGGGGCGGGCACCTGGGACGTGCGGGGCGGGTACACGCGGGAGCGGGTGGACCTCTCGGCCCAGTTCCGGGACACGACCTTCACACCGGTCCTGCGGCTGATCCCCGGGTTGGCCGACCTCACGCCCAGCCTCAAGGGGACGGTCACCCTCTCGGCGGCGGGGACCTACGACCGCCCGCGCGGGCTGCTGCGGGCGCAGAACCTCGCGGGGTCGCTGGCGGGCCTGAGCCTCCAGATTCCCACCTTCGCGGGCGACCTGCCCGACTCCGGCGCCTTCACGGCGGGCGGGCGGCTGCTCACGGGCGGCACGGTGGGCAGCGACGGCACCCTGGACGTGCGCGGGCAACTGACCCTGGGCCGCCTCTCGGGCACGCGGGCGACCTTCACGGGCCTGCTCGCCCCGCAGGCGCTGGGGCCGCTCCCGAACACGACCGTCACCGTGGCGCAGACGACCGAGACGCGCTGGACGGTGCAGGCCACCAGCCGCAGCGCCGCGACCCCGACGAACCCGGCGGGCGTGCTGAACGTGACGGGAGCGCTCACGCCGAGGCTTGACCTCGCGCTCACCGCCCGCAACTACGACCTGCCCCTCGCCCTGATCTACGGGCGCGACAGCCTGCTCAACGCCGACCTGCGCCTCGTGGACGACGGCTCGCTCGTGCGGGTGAGCGGGGCGGCCACCTTCCTGCGCCTCACGCTGGGGCGCCCGGACACGGCGGCGACGATCCCGGCCCCCGGCCAGACCACGAGCGGGGGCACGGCCCCGGGCACGAACGGGCGGACGACCGACAACTTCCCCAGCCCGCTTCCCGAGCAGTACCAGACCTTCCCACAGCCGCAGCGGGAGGAAGCCCAGGCCCCCGAGCAGCGTCCGGCCCGCCCCTTCCTGGAGCGGCTGGTCTTCGAGGACATCCCCATCCGGGCGCCGAACGGCATCCGGGTGGACGAGGCGCTCGCGCGGGCGGAGTTCACGGGCAACCTCGTCGTCTCGGGCACGGGGGCGCGGCCCCGCTTGCGCGGCGACATCCTGGCCCAGCGCGGCACCCTCTTCCTGCGCGAAAACGAGTTCGCCCTGCGGACCGGGCGGGTGACCTTCCCCGGCGAGGGCGTGTACCCCAGCTTCGCCGTCGTGGCGGCGGGCACGGTGAGGTCGAGCACCTCGGGCCAGCAGGTGCCCGTCACGCTGAATGTGGGGGGCAGTTTCCGCACCCTGCAAAGCGGCGAGAGTGTCCTCGACCTCCAGACGAACCTGAACTGCACGGCCGCCGGGAACGCCTGCGTCGATCCCGTCACCGGCAACCCCTACACGGAAGCGCAGCTCTACGCCCTCGTCGCCACCGGGGTGCCCAACCTGGAGGCGCTGCCGGGCAACCTCGCCGCCCTGGGCACCTCGGCCCTGCAAACGGCCCTGAACGTCTTCGTCCTCGGCGAGATCGAGCGCAACGTAGCCCGAGCCCTCGGCCTCGACGTGTTCCGCCTCACGCCGAACCTCTCGGTGGACGACGGCACGCTGGGCGCGACCCTGACCCTGGGCTCGTACCTCACGCGCGACCTGTACCTCCAGTATCAGGTGGACCTGAGCGGCCAGGGCCTGCTCGACGCCACCTACAGCACGCCGGACGGCCGGGTGACCTTCAAGGTCAGCACGCCGCTGAATGGCCTGAGCCTGGACTCGGTGCGGCCCAGCTTCAGCGCCGCCTACAACCTGGGCCGCCGCGCGAGCGTGAGCCTGGGGGTGCAGAACGACGCGGACAGCACGAAGCTCCAATTCGGGGTGACGTACCGGCTGTTTGCGAGGTAG
- a CDS encoding acylphosphatase, translating to MRLTALVTGTVQGVGYRRYVQRHARDLNLSGSAENLLDGRVEVVAEGPPERLERLLHWLRRGPPHARVREVQTQYSEATGLQDFHTY from the coding sequence ATGCGTCTGACTGCTCTCGTCACCGGAACCGTTCAGGGCGTCGGCTACCGCCGCTACGTCCAGCGCCACGCCCGCGACCTGAATCTCAGCGGCAGCGCCGAGAACCTCCTCGACGGCCGGGTCGAGGTCGTCGCCGAGGGGCCCCCCGAGCGGCTCGAACGCCTGCTCCACTGGCTGCGCCGCGGCCCGCCCCACGCCCGCGTGCGCGAGGTGCAGACCCAGTACAGCGAGGCGACCGGCCTTCAGGACTTTCACACGTACTGA